A region of Emcibacter nanhaiensis DNA encodes the following proteins:
- a CDS encoding SEL1-like repeat protein, protein MNHSIWKLLTTVRQILLVVLMVVSAESVASIACAEGTVTEGEAAFEAEDYDRALAIFKPLAEQGDVDAQFYMGYLYELGEGVGQSYKKAFEWYSRAADQGDAYTRFLVGVFYYEGWGVKQSTREAAKHYAVAADAGNSDAQFNLAMLYRSGDGVKKSPEKAFELLKLAAEQDDAEAQVEVGLVFENGELVEQSYETAAYWYGKAADQGDPGGQAYLAELYENGKGGEKDLKRAFKLYKAAADQEYDYAAKKLGNMLEDSRKPKTEIFLMAANLFNSGDTVMGVNMWKKVAEMGDRDAQVVLGKLYETGQGGLEQSYTKALYWYEQSALQGHPGAQNNLAVLHVTGNGTPKDIGKAKFWFEWAARNGLEQAKQSAASLK, encoded by the coding sequence ATGAACCATTCAATCTGGAAACTGTTAACGACTGTCCGGCAAATCCTCCTTGTCGTTCTGATGGTGGTCTCTGCTGAATCCGTGGCATCCATCGCCTGTGCCGAAGGGACGGTGACGGAAGGGGAGGCGGCTTTCGAAGCCGAGGATTATGACCGGGCGCTGGCCATCTTCAAACCGTTGGCGGAGCAGGGGGATGTGGATGCTCAGTTTTATATGGGATATCTCTACGAATTGGGGGAAGGCGTCGGGCAATCCTACAAAAAGGCTTTTGAGTGGTATTCCCGCGCGGCGGATCAAGGTGATGCCTATACACGATTTCTGGTTGGTGTTTTTTACTACGAGGGCTGGGGCGTGAAACAGTCCACGAGGGAGGCCGCGAAACATTATGCGGTTGCGGCCGATGCCGGCAATTCTGACGCACAGTTTAATCTGGCTATGTTGTATCGGTCGGGAGACGGTGTAAAGAAATCTCCGGAAAAAGCTTTTGAATTACTGAAACTAGCTGCAGAACAGGATGACGCCGAGGCTCAGGTCGAGGTGGGATTAGTGTTCGAAAACGGGGAACTGGTTGAGCAGTCCTATGAAACGGCCGCCTATTGGTATGGCAAGGCGGCGGACCAGGGCGATCCGGGCGGCCAGGCTTACCTCGCCGAACTTTATGAAAACGGCAAGGGGGGTGAGAAGGATTTGAAACGGGCCTTCAAACTTTATAAAGCCGCCGCCGATCAGGAATATGATTATGCTGCCAAGAAGCTGGGCAATATGCTTGAAGATTCAAGAAAACCGAAAACAGAGATTTTCCTGATGGCCGCAAATCTTTTTAATTCAGGCGATACAGTCATGGGTGTCAATATGTGGAAGAAAGTGGCCGAGATGGGCGACAGGGATGCCCAGGTCGTGCTTGGCAAGCTTTATGAAACAGGCCAGGGCGGGCTGGAGCAGTCCTACACCAAAGCCCTCTATTGGTATGAACAGTCTGCTCTGCAGGGGCATCCGGGGGCGCAGAATAATCTAGCCGTCCTACATGTTACCGGAAACGGCACGCCGAAAGACATCGGGAAAGCAAAATTTTGGTTTGAGTGGGCTGCCAGGAACGGTTTGGAACAAGCTAAGCAGTCGGCGGCTAGCTTAAAGTAG